The Stenotrophomonas indicatrix DNA segment CACCGGAATGCTCTGGCCTTCCACCGGCTGCCGGCCGATCAGCGCCAGCAGCTTCTCCACCAGCAGCTGGCCGGCCTGCTTGGTGTCCTGCTGCACGGTGGTCAGCGGCGGCGACACCGAGGCTGCCAGCGGGATGTCGTCGAAGCCGGTCACCGCCACGTCCTGTGGCACCCGCAGGCCCTGCTCGCGCAGGGCGCGCACCGCGCCGATGGCAATCAGGTCGCTGGCCGCGCATACCGCATCGATGGAACGGTCCTGGGCCAGCAGCGCCAGGCAGGCCTCATGCCCGGATGCCTCGGTGGTGATCGCATCGTGCTGCAGCGCCGGATCGGCGGCCAGGCCGTGCGCACGCAGGGCTTCGACGTGGCCACGATAGCGCTCCTCGAATTCCGGGTAATGGCTGGAGGCATGGCCGAGGAAGGCGATGCGGCGGCAGCCCTGTTGCAGCAGGTGGACGGTGATGTCATGCCCGCCCTGGAAATTGTCGCTGCCGATCGACACCCCCGGCTGGCCGGGCAGGGCCGCGCCCCAGCGCACGAAGTGCGTGCCCTGTTCCACCAGTCGCTGCAGACGGTCGCGTGACTCGTGGTAGTCGCCATAGCCGAGCAGGATGATGCCGTCGGCCTTGTTGCTGTCTTCGTAGTCGGCCTGCCAGTCGGTGGACAGCTGCTGGAAGGACACCAGCAGGTCCTGCCCGTGCAACGCACAGGCGCGGGTGATCGACCCCAGCATCGAGTGGAAGAAGGGGTTGATCAGCGAGTCGTCATTGGTCGGGTCCTCGAAGAACAGCAGGGCCAGGGTGCCGGCGTTGCGCAGGCGCAGGCTGGAGGCGTTCTTGTCGACCTTGTAGTTCAGCTCGCGGGCGATGCGCAGGATGCGCTCGCGGGTCTCGGCATTGACCATCGGGCTGCCGCGCAGGGCCCGCGACACCGTGGGCTGGGAGACCCCGGCCAGGTGGGCGATGTCCAGGGAGGTGGCTTTGCCTTTGATGGTCATTGCTGGGAACGGCGGGAACGACGACCTGCATGATGCCATGCGCCGCAAGATGTGGCGGATGCCCGAGGCCGCCCGGCGGGCAGCCAGAACAGTGCGCACCGCCCCAGACGCGGTCCCCGACGCTATCGACTGTAAGGTGCATGTCGCGCCATGATTGGCGGGCTCGGGCACGGTGCCTTGGCCAAAGGAGAAGTGATGGCAGCCGGATCTGTGTGGGTATTTGTCGGCGAACGGGCGGGATTCCCTGCCGGCGTCTTCGCGGAGCTTGAGGAGGCCGAAGCCTGGATACGGACCCACGCGCTAAGCGGTGTGTTGACCTTGTATCCGGTCGGCGAAGGGGCTTATGACTGGGCCATCCGTACGGACGCGTTCACCCCCAAGCCGGACAAGGTGATCGACGCCAGCTTCATTTCGCGGTTCTCAAGCGGTGCCATGCCCCACTTCCACTATGAGGATGGGGAGAAGTAGCCCCGGGTCGGAAGCGATCGTCGACGACAGATGCCCCGTACCTTGGGCGCCCGGAGGGGCCCTCGCTCCCCTTGTCGGGTATGGCGGGAGGGGAATCCCGGTCTGCGTCGGGCGGAATTCCGACAAGGTCGGGGCCGGTGGCAATGGTAAGATGTTGCCTTCTGGACCCCCCCATTTCACCTGGGGCAACCCCGCGTACCTGCAGCCCGCCCGGTGCTGTGTTATGACTGCGGCCTGCCCTCGGACAACGGAAGAGCAACCCTATGGCGCGCGGCATCAACAAAGTCATCCTGGTCGGCAACCTCGGCAACGACCCGGACGTGAAGTACACCCAGGGCGGTATGGCGATCACCCGCATCAGCCTGGCCACCACCAGCGTCCGCAAGGACAAGGATGGCAACCAGCAGGAGCGTACCGAGTGGCACCGCGTGGTGTTCTTCGGCAAGCTCGGCGAAATTGCCGGTGAGTACCTGCGCAAGGGCAGCTCGGTGTACGTCGAGGGCAGCCTGCGCTACGACAAGTACACCGGCCAGGATGGCGTGGAGAAATACTCCACCGACATCATCGCCGACGAAATGCAGATGCTGGGCGGCCGCGGTGAAGGCGGCGGTGGC contains these protein-coding regions:
- a CDS encoding LacI family DNA-binding transcriptional regulator, giving the protein MTIKGKATSLDIAHLAGVSQPTVSRALRGSPMVNAETRERILRIARELNYKVDKNASSLRLRNAGTLALLFFEDPTNDDSLINPFFHSMLGSITRACALHGQDLLVSFQQLSTDWQADYEDSNKADGIILLGYGDYHESRDRLQRLVEQGTHFVRWGAALPGQPGVSIGSDNFQGGHDITVHLLQQGCRRIAFLGHASSHYPEFEERYRGHVEALRAHGLAADPALQHDAITTEASGHEACLALLAQDRSIDAVCAASDLIAIGAVRALREQGLRVPQDVAVTGFDDIPLAASVSPPLTTVQQDTKQAGQLLVEKLLALIGRQPVEGQSIPVKLVVRESSLRA
- a CDS encoding single-stranded DNA-binding protein yields the protein MARGINKVILVGNLGNDPDVKYTQGGMAITRISLATTSVRKDKDGNQQERTEWHRVVFFGKLGEIAGEYLRKGSSVYVEGSLRYDKYTGQDGVEKYSTDIIADEMQMLGGRGEGGGGGGGGNFSGGERPQRQQAPRQEYGGGGGGGGGGNARGGQGGGYNQGGNQGGGYGQQRPQQPPQQSAPPMDDFADDDIPF